CGGGCAATGAGCCGTTTGTTGTCATTCAACTGTGTAGTCAAGCGGTTCAGTTCCGCATTTTTCCGGCGTATCGTTGTTTTCCGGTAATATAAGAAATAGATGACGGCTCCTGTCAGGCAGAGAACGGCAATAATGCTCAGTAAGAACAGGCGTGTAGCGTGATAGGTTAGTCTTTGGTTTTTATTAATAAGTTTTTGGTGTTCGTATTTTTCTTTATAGGCAATGATAGCTTCGCTTTTATCTAATGCATAGACTGAATCCTGATAGAATAATAAGGAATCGCAGAAATCGGTCATATATTGTCGGTAGGCGGGCTGATGGCTTAGAGACAATAATGCATCGTACACTCCTGCAAGTGTGTAGACATTGGACGTATGCAGGGCTTTCCTTAAATAATAATAAGCTGAATCATATTTTTCCAGACAAAAGAAGGTTTCACCTAACCCGTAATAATCTTGAATGGAAGTTGTATCGCTTTTGAGAGCTTGTTTTTCTAAAGCTAAAGCTTTCTCGTATTCTCCTAAAATAAAATAGACATCTGCCAATTCGCTTTCTAAAGAGTAGAAAGGTTCATGTATGCTGTCTCGTATCTGAATGGCATGGTTGTAGGAGTGGATGGAACGTTCGTAATCCCCTTTTACAGCATACGTTCTACCTAAATATTGTAAAGAAGTCATTTCATACCGCTTGCAAGAGTCTTTCACGGCATAATCGTAGGCTTCCTGAAAGGCTTCCAGGGCATAGTCGGTCAGGTCGCGGTACACATACAGGTTGCCCAGCGAGGACATCACCAGGTATCCTAACTTATCGTCATCGGTTTTCTCCATTTCCGCTTTCGCTTCTAAAAAATAATCCATGGCTTCCGTGATATGCTTCAGCTCGTAGTTGACGTTTCCCATATAGAGTGCCGACATGGCTTTGCGGCGGGCGTTGTCCGTAGGGCGATAGTATTCGTAGGCGATGCGGATCAGGGAATCGGAACAAAAGGGAAGCATTTGCTTGTATCGGGCTTGCGTCACCAAGAGGCACCACAGGGCGTGCTGCTCTTTAGCATGTGCATCGGGCTTGGGCATCGTTTCGAGAATGTGCAGGGCACTGTCGGGACGGTCGAACATCACCGCTTCCGCCTGTGCCAGTTCGGGCAGGGGCGTATCTTCTGCTGGGCGTGTGCATCCCAGAAACAGGCATGCCGCCATCAGGCTGATGAGCAAAAGAGATAAGTGAGCTGTCTTCATGTTGTCTTTGGTTTCCGCAAAAGTACGGAAATACCCCGACTTCATAGAAAGATAAACATGGATTAACGTGTAATTAACGCAGATTTACCGATGCGCCTTGCCGTGTTTCTCTTTCGGGCATCCGGCGCATCCGGAACATCCGCAGCCGCAACCCGGTTTCTTCTTCTTGAAGAACTTCAGGAAGTGACGCCCTGCGCAGACAGCGCAGAGCAGCACGATGATATAAACAAGAATGTCTTGTATGTCCATAATTTGTTAAGTATAAGTTGATATAGATGATTCAGGGAACACATATTGTACTTGTCACGTCCTGTCACAATTGTCACGCCGGATTTGTAATCCGAAACCGTTTGCTGGTGATGCGGATTACAAATCCGCAAGGTTAATTACGCTGGATTGCAAATCCAGCGTGACAAAAAAGTTAAAAGCCTCTGTGAGCCTCTGTGCTCTCTGTGGTGAAATATCAACAAAACAACCTCCCTATCTGGTACACCGCGAACGAGACGAGCCATGCCAGTGCCGTGGTGTAGCAGGCGGCGAAGGCTGCCCACTTCCAGCTTCCCGACTCGTTCTTGATAGCCGCTATCGTAGCGATGCAGGGGAAGTATATCAGCACGAAAAGCATGTAGCCGTATGCCACCAGGGGCGTAATGGGGATGCGTTCGGAAAGGTTGACGTTTTCGATGTCCTCCTCATTCGTATAGAGAACCCCCAGCGTGCTTACTACCAGCTCCTTGGCTCCTACGCCCGACAGCAGCCCGATGCCCATCTTCCAGTCGAATCCCAGCGGTTCGATGACCGGCTCGATGGCTTTTCCTATCTTGCCGATGTAAGAGTTCTCCTGCTGTTCGGCGGTGGTGCTGTAGGCGTCATGGTTCGGATAATATCCCAAAAACCAGATGATGACAGACGCTATCATGATGATGCCTCCCATTTTCTTGAGGTATTGCGCGCCTTTCTCCCACGTGTGGCGTGCCACGGATTTTGCCGTAGGCATGCGGTAGGGGGGAAGCTCCATGACGAACGGGGCGTCTTCGCCTTTTACGATGAACTTGCTGAAGACACGCGCCATGAGCACCGCCAGCAGGATGCCGATGGCATAGAGCGAGAGCAGTACCAGACTGGCACGGCTGGGGAAGAAGGCGCCTATCAGCACCAGGTAGATAGGCAGGCGGGCGCTGCACGACATCAGCGGATTGATGAGCATCGTGACCAGCCGCGCCTTGCGGCTCTCGATGATGCGTGAGGCCATGATGGCGGGCACGTTGCATCCGAAACCCATGATGAGCGGGATGAACGACTTGCCGTGCAGCCCCATCTTGTGCATGATTTTATCCATGATGAACGCCGCGCGCGCCATGTAGCCCGTATCTTCCATAAACGAGATGAAGATGTAGAGCAGCAGGATGTTGGGCAGGAATACGATGACGCCTCCCACGCCTCCGATGATGCCGTCGATGACCAGGTCCTTGAGCGGTCCGGCGGGCATGTAGTGTTCGGCAAGCGAGCCTATAGCCCCTACCAGCCACTCAATCCATTCCTGCGGATAGGCTCCGAGGGTGAAGGTGCACTCGAACATGACGTAAAGGAAGAGGAAGAAAATGGGAAAGCCCCAAATCTTATGGGTCAC
The Phocaeicola salanitronis DSM 18170 genome window above contains:
- a CDS encoding tetratricopeptide repeat protein, which translates into the protein MKTAHLSLLLISLMAACLFLGCTRPAEDTPLPELAQAEAVMFDRPDSALHILETMPKPDAHAKEQHALWCLLVTQARYKQMLPFCSDSLIRIAYEYYRPTDNARRKAMSALYMGNVNYELKHITEAMDYFLEAKAEMEKTDDDKLGYLVMSSLGNLYVYRDLTDYALEAFQEAYDYAVKDSCKRYEMTSLQYLGRTYAVKGDYERSIHSYNHAIQIRDSIHEPFYSLESELADVYFILGEYEKALALEKQALKSDTTSIQDYYGLGETFFCLEKYDSAYYYLRKALHTSNVYTLAGVYDALLSLSHQPAYRQYMTDFCDSLLFYQDSVYALDKSEAIIAYKEKYEHQKLINKNQRLTYHATRLFLLSIIAVLCLTGAVIYFLYYRKTTIRRKNAELNRLTTQLNDNKRLIARNNTYIAELETRIAENREATEQMEELQETLASLREENQTLHQNNERLQNEISTHKSTHKADSNAEELNLLKSHRDQLSALVLETHPYLVALHQKPVCLTDKERNRICQLTDTVYAGFGKRLLAAVPTLSEYEVLLCCLIKLHFSVSEIATLLAISPASVSTSKSRLKKKIYTHLGISSEKKSFDSWIWEL
- a CDS encoding FeoB-associated Cys-rich membrane protein gives rise to the protein MDIQDILVYIIVLLCAVCAGRHFLKFFKKKKPGCGCGCSGCAGCPKEKHGKAHR